The Faecalibacterium sp. I3-3-89 sequence TTTTGTTCCATAGTATTGCACCGTCTCTTTCTCTTTTAGGATGCTCTGTTATTTCACGGCGATGCATTCGATCTCCAGCGGTGCGTCCTTGGGCAGACGGCCCACCTGCACGGCGCTCCGTGCGGGGAAGGGCTGTGCGAAGTACTCGCCGTAGACCTGATTCATCTCGGCAAAATCATTCATGTCTGCAAGGAAGACCGTGGTCTTCACTACATCTGCCAGTGTCATGCCCTGCTGGGCAAGGATGGCCTGAATGTTCTTGAGGGACTGCGCGGTCTGGGCCGCGATGCCCTCGGGGATGGCCCCGGTAGCGGGGTCGATGGGGAGCTGGCCGGAGACGTAGACCGTCTGGCCTGCTGCGATGCCCTGCGAATATGGCCCAATGGCTGCGGGTGCCTGCGCAGTGGCGATTGCCTGTTTCATAATTCTCTCTCCTTTTTCCGAATTGCAGGGGCACGGCTTGCCCTCGTGCCCCTTGTCCTGCCCCTATCCTAACGCGGCGTGCGGCAAAAGTCAACAATTTTTTCTCTTGATGATAAATTATTATCACTTGTGACAAATCCGCGGGATTTTTTGAAGCAGTTTCACGAATTTTCAGCGAGTTTTCGAATCATCATTGTCAACAGCCGACGAACGTGATATGATACAGGCAGAGAGATGAGAATAAATTCTCATTATTTTTCTTATGAAGCAATGGAAAGTGGTGACATACATGGACGCAAGGCTGGAGCCGTATCGGACGCTGGTTTCGTTTCTGGGTGAGGCGTTGGGGCCGGACTATGAAGTGGTGCTGCATGATCTGACCAGTGAGGAGGGCACCATCGCAGCCATCGTGAACAACAATATCAGCGGCCGCACCGAGGGTGCGCCGCTGTCCAACATGGCGCTGCGGTTCATCCACGGCAGGGTGTACGAGAAGCAGCCCTATGTTGCGGGCTATCAAGGTGCATCACAGGCCAAGGGGCGGCTGCGCTCCTCCACCATGTTCATCAAAGACGGCAGTGAGCTTATCGGGATGCTCTGCGTCAACTTTGACGCCGCCAAATACAGCCGGATGGCGCAGGAGCTTCTGGCCCTCTGTGGGGCGCATCAGGAGCCAAGCCCCACGCTGGGCGTCGAAAATTTCGTCAGCAGCCTCCCCGACGCGGTGCAGGCTGCCATCGCCGATGTGACCGGCAGTGTCCTGCCTCCCGACCGCCTGACGATGGACGAAAAAATACGCATCGTGGAAGACCTGCAGCAGGCAGGTATCTTCTATATGAAGGGCGCTGTCAGCGAGGTGGCCGCGCAGCTCGGCTCCTCGGAGGCGACGATCTACCGTTATCTGAGCAAACTGAAGGATTGACCCTTGCACTCCTACGCTCCTTCGCGTATAATGATAGATGTATCAATATGTCTATCAGACGTGAAGGAGCGTATTTTATATGAAACTTGGTATCGTCGGCCTGCCCAACGTCGGCAAGTCCACTCTGTTCAATGCCATCACCTCCACCAAGAACGCGGAGGCCGCAAACTATCCCTTCTGCACCATCGAGCCGAACAGCGGCATCGTGGCCGTGCCCGACAAGCGGCTGGACAAGCTGGCTGAGATCTGGCAGACCAACAAGAAGACCCCCGCCATCGTGGAGTTCGTGGACATCGCGGGCCTCGTGAAGGGCGCAAGTCAGGGCGCAGGCCTCGGCAACAAATTCCTCGGCCACATCCGCGAGTGCGACGCCATCGTCCATGTGGTGCGTTGCTTTGACGACGACAACATCATCCATGTCGTGGAGGATGTGACCAAGGCCGAGGCCGTGGACCCCATCTCTGACATCGACGCCATCGACTATGAGCTGATCCTCTCCGACCTCGAGGTCGTCCAGAACCGCGCAGGCCGGATGGCCAAGGCTGCAAAGAGCGGCAACAACAAGGGGGCCGCCGCCGAGGCTGCATGGCTGCAGCAGCTTGCTGCTCATCTGGAAAGCGGCAAGCCCGCCCGCAGCTTCGACTTCGACGAGAGCGACGCCGAGCAGCAGGCCGTGCTCCACGAGATGGGCCTGCTGAGCAGCAAGCCCGTCCTCTACGCCTGCAACGTGGGCGAGGACGACCTGATGGAGGGCATCGAGAACAACAAGTACGTCCCGCTGGTGGCTGCACGCGCCAAGGAAGAGGGTGCACGTTACATCCCCATCTGCGCCAAGACCGAGGAGGACATCGCCGACTACACCCCCGAGGAGAAGAAAGCCTTCCTCGCCGAGATGGGCATCGAGGCCAGCGGCCTCGACAACCTCATCACCGCCAGCTACGACCTGCTGGGCCTCATCTCCTTCCTGACCGACGGCAAGAAGGAGTGCCGCGCATGGACCATCCGCAAGGGCACCAAGGCCCCGCAGGCTGCCGGTAAGATCCACAGCGATTTCGAGCGCGGTTTCATCCGTGCCAGCGTCATCGGCTACAGCGACCTCGAGGCCAACAACTTTGACTATGCTGCCGTCAAGGCCAAGGGCCTGCAGCGCACCGAGGGCAAGGAATATGTCGTCAAGGACGGCGATGTCATCGAGTTCCTGTTCAACGTCTGATTTTTGCTGTTGCAGCAGGGCTGAGTTTCCTTTAAGTGAGAGTGCGCGCTGGTGGTGCGGGGGTCAGAGCGCTGTTGCAGTAGGGCCGGATTTTCTTTAAGCAGGTTCGCGCGCTGGTGGCGCGGGGGATGTTTTTCTTTCGGTCAAATGGCTTGCGCTCCGCGCGGGCCAGAGGCAGGGAGGGGTGTTTCGACTCCCCCCTCCCTACCTCTGGACTCCACTCTCCCCGCAACGAGTTAAGGGCTGCTCGCCCTTAACAATTCCAAAGAGGAAGTCGAAGCCCAAAAATGCTAGCCGCTGCGCTAAGACGGGTTGCGGTGCCCAGCGTCCACTTCGTGCCTTGAGCGGCACTCGTGTCCTGCTGACCGCGGCCCCAACAGCTCCTCCCTGTATCCGCCGCAGGCGGCGGTCGTCGCTGTTGCGCATTTTTTGTGCTTCTCCCATTTACGGCTCCGCCGAAGATTTCACCTTTCTACTGAACTTCACGTCCTGCAAGGGCGTAACACCAGCTGCGAAGCAGCAAGTCGGAGAAACGAGAAAAAAGCGTTTAGCGCAGCGGCTAGCTTTTTTCCGTTTCGACCTCTCCTTCGGGGTCTGAAAGGGGCGAGCAGCCCCTTTCTCGTGCCTCCCGCGCCTCGAAAGTAGCGGGTGCTTTTCTGGTTCTCTTTTGGCACGCAAAAGAGAACTTAGCCTTACCGAAAGAGCGCTCTATACCCGCGCCACAAGCGCACCACACCGTCCCCTCTTTTTCTTATTTCTTCGATCGTCAACCACGATTCAAAACAATGAGGTCTGATATGATTTTAGGTATTATGGGTGCCATGCCCGACGAAGTAGACCAGCTCTGTGCCAAGCTGGAAAACGTCACTGTAGAGCCCTACGGCGGCGTGGAATATCATAAGGGCACGCTGGCCGGTAAGCAGGTGGTGGTCTGCTGCGCAGGCATGGGCAAGGCCAACGCCGCTGCCACCACGCAGGTGCTCATCACCAAGTTCGGGGCCGAGAAGATCATCTTCTCCGGCATTGCAGGCAACATGACCAGCAAGATCGGCATCGGCGATGTGGTCATCGGCAAGACGGTGCTCTATCACGACGCCCAGCTGGATATGATCTGCCAGAACCCGCCCTTCCTGAAGGAGTACACCGGTGACGCCATTCTCATCGCTGCCGCCGAGAAAGCCTGCGCCGATGCAGGCGTCAAGGCTCTGGTGGGCAAGATCGCCACCGGCGACCTGTTCGTGGGCGACAGCGCCACCAAGGCCGCCATTGAGGCCAAATGCGCCCCCGACTGCGTGGAGATGGAGGGCGCAGCCGTGAGTCAGATCGCCGCCAAGAACGGCGTTCCCTGCGTCATCCTCCGCGCCATGAGCGACAACGCTGACGAGAACGGCCATGAAGTGCTGGTCGTCAAGAAATTCAGCATCGGCGAGTATGTCGCTACCGCGACCAAAATCGTCGCCGCAATGGTCGAGTCCCTCTAACTGCACCTGCAAAAAAGCTCCTGCCGCATTGTCCGGCAGGAGCTTTTTCTATCGCTGCATCAGAAGTTTCAGCAAAACCTCAAAGATACTGTTCCAGCTTCAGCCGGTTGTCCTCCTCAAAATCCTGCAGCTTCTGCATCAGCCGCTTCGACCCGGGCGCGGCGTCGGGATAGTCCTTCTGGGATTTGATGCAGTCCATGACCCCCATGCTGCTGCCCTGCGTGAGCATCTCGGCGAGGTTGCGGGTGGATTTGTCGGTGATGGTCTTCATGCCGATGCTCACCTTGGTGTTGAGCTTCGCCATGGCGCTCTGGCCCTGTGCCGAGCCGCCGCAGGCGTCGATGGCCGCGTGGGCCTCCTGATTGAGCTGGCGGTAGATGTTGCGTTGGCGCAGAAGCTCCGCCTTGAACTGCTCGTTGTCTGCCATCGGCACCAGCTGGTCGAGCGTGTTCTTTCCCATCTCGGTGTTCTGCACGATGGCTTCCAGCATATTGAGGTTGTCGTTTTTCTGGTTTTCCATACAAAAATCCCCCTTTTGAGTCTATTCTCTCTCAAAAGGGGGATCTTATGCATCTTATTCGCCGTCGTAGACCCGGTCGCCGCCTGCGGCCTGCGCAGCGGCCAGCCGCTTTTGGCACAGGTCATAGAGGGCGTCCCAGTTCTTGCAGCGCACCTCGCGGGTACCGGCCACGCCAATGGACTGGGTGAAGGGCACCCGGCGCATCAGTCCCACCGAGGCCACACACTCCTTAGGCATCCCGGCGTAGATGGCTTTCAGCTCCTCTTCCAGCTCGCGGCGGGTGCGGTCGGCGCAGCCGATGGCAAACAGGGTGTCGCTCAGGCGGCAGACCACCCGCTCGGCAGGCTGGTCGAAGTGCTTTTTCCACTGGTTCGCCACGAAGCAGACCAGCTGGCCCATGACCGCCTCGTTTTCCCGGGCGGAAAGCGCTGCTGCGTCGTCGATGGACACCAGCGCCAGCGCAGCGCAGCGGTGGCGGTCGGTCCATTCGTCGAGCTTGGTGCAGAACTCCGTCTCATAGTAGCGGCGGTTGAACACCCCCGACAAGAAATCGTGGTTCATATCGTCGCGGCACAGTTCCCGCTCCCGCGGGGTCATCCGGTCTTCGGGCAGGTCGCTGCCTGCCAGCGGCGCAGTCATCTGCAGCTGCCATACCTTGCCGTCTGCCACAACGCAGCGGCGCAGCACACAGTCCACCTGACCGCCGCGCAGCTCGTAGTCCACCATCAGACCATCGTCCTGCCAGCAGCGTGCGGCGTCCTCGTCCACCTGCGTCAGGCTCACATCCTGAAACACAGGCTGCGAACTTTCGACGAATTGCCGCAGGTCCTGTTCCGTCCATTCCTTTTTCATGCGTTTCTCCCCATCTTCCGTGCCGGGTTCTCCTTCCCGGCGCTCTGCCTTTGCACAGTTCTTATACCCGACTGTGTCTCTTTCGATTATAGCACGATGGCGGGGCGCTTGCCAGCAAAACGCACAATTTTCAAAAAGATTTTTTACAATTCCGTCAATTTGAGGTCTTCTCTTCTTTTTCGACCGGCTCCTTGGCGCGGCAGTAGACCGCACACTCGGCCTCAATGCGGCCGGCCAGCAGGGCCGTATCGAAGCCCTCTGCGGCACGCCATGCCCAGTTGCCGCCCAGCTTGCCGGGGGTGTTCAAATGGGCCTCCGCGCCCAGCCCCAGCCAATCTGCCATGGGGATGATGGCCCGGTCGGCCACCGAGCCGAGGGCGGCGCGGAGAAGGGCGATACGGGCGGCATCCGTCCTGACGGCTGCCACTTCCTTGGCGGTGGGCTTGCAGGGGGTCAGGTGGAGGTAGGCGGCAGCGTTGGCTTTCTCCTTGGCGGGGGCGGCGTTCACCCACCAGTCGGTGAGGGTGGTGTTGTCGTGAGTACCCGGGTAGACCACGCTGTTCTTGACGTGGTTGTGGGGCAGATACTCGTTGTCGCCGCCGCCGAAGGCGAACTGAAGGACCTTCATGCCCGGGAAAGTGCTGTCGGCCAGCAGCTTGCGGACACTGGGCACGAGGTCGCCCAGATCTTCGGCGATGATGGGCAGCTTGCCGAGGGCCGCTTCCAGCGCACGGAACAGGTCCATGCCGGGGCCGTTCTCCCACTTGCCGGTGCGGGCGGTGGTGCTGCCTGCCGGGATGGCCCAGTAGGTGTCAAAGCCTCGGAAGTGGTCGATGCGGAGCAGGTCGTAGATCCCGAGGGCATGGCGGACGCGGCGCACCCACCATGCATATCCGGTCTGTTTATGATATGGCCAGTTATACAGCGGGTTGCCCCAGAGCTGGCCGTCGGCGGAGAAGTAATCCGGCGGGCACCCGGCCACGCGGGCAAAGCCACCCTGCGCGTCCAGCTCGAACAGCTCGCCGCCCACCCATGCGTCCACCGAGTCGGCGGAGACATAGATGGGGATGTCGCCGAGGATCTTTATGCCCTTTTCGTTCGCGTAGTCCTTGACCTTCTTCCACTGGACTGCAAACTCATACTGCAAGAATTTCCAGAAACCGATCTCCTCTTCCTGCCCGGCGGCAAACTCTGCCAGCGCTCCGGCGTCCCGCAGACGGTACTCCCGGGGCCACTCGGCCCAGCTCTTCATCCCGTTGGCGGTCTTGAGGGCCATGTACAGCGCGTAATCGTTCAGCCAGCTCTCATTCGTGAGGGTGAACGCATAGTAGTCGTCGGGGTAATAGTGGGCACAGCCGAAGCGTCCGGCGTACTTCTCCCGCCATGCGGCATAGGCCGCCCGCAGGACCTTGTAGCGGCTGGTGTAGAGGGTGCCGTAATCCACCGAGAGCGGGTCGGTGCCCCACGGCTCTGCCTTGAGCTGGGCAGCGGTCAGCAGGCCGTCGGCCTT is a genomic window containing:
- a CDS encoding helix-turn-helix transcriptional regulator, yielding MDARLEPYRTLVSFLGEALGPDYEVVLHDLTSEEGTIAAIVNNNISGRTEGAPLSNMALRFIHGRVYEKQPYVAGYQGASQAKGRLRSSTMFIKDGSELIGMLCVNFDAAKYSRMAQELLALCGAHQEPSPTLGVENFVSSLPDAVQAAIADVTGSVLPPDRLTMDEKIRIVEDLQQAGIFYMKGAVSEVAAQLGSSEATIYRYLSKLKD
- the malQ gene encoding 4-alpha-glucanotransferase, translated to MRESGILMPVSSLPGPYGIGCFGAEALKFVDFLAAAGQHIWQLLPLSPTGYGDSPYQSCSAFAGNPYFIDLDALKADGLLTAAQLKAEPWGTDPLSVDYGTLYTSRYKVLRAAYAAWREKYAGRFGCAHYYPDDYYAFTLTNESWLNDYALYMALKTANGMKSWAEWPREYRLRDAGALAEFAAGQEEEIGFWKFLQYEFAVQWKKVKDYANEKGIKILGDIPIYVSADSVDAWVGGELFELDAQGGFARVAGCPPDYFSADGQLWGNPLYNWPYHKQTGYAWWVRRVRHALGIYDLLRIDHFRGFDTYWAIPAGSTTARTGKWENGPGMDLFRALEAALGKLPIIAEDLGDLVPSVRKLLADSTFPGMKVLQFAFGGGDNEYLPHNHVKNSVVYPGTHDNTTLTDWWVNAAPAKEKANAAAYLHLTPCKPTAKEVAAVRTDAARIALLRAALGSVADRAIIPMADWLGLGAEAHLNTPGKLGGNWAWRAAEGFDTALLAGRIEAECAVYCRAKEPVEKEEKTSN
- the ychF gene encoding redox-regulated ATPase YchF; this translates as MKLGIVGLPNVGKSTLFNAITSTKNAEAANYPFCTIEPNSGIVAVPDKRLDKLAEIWQTNKKTPAIVEFVDIAGLVKGASQGAGLGNKFLGHIRECDAIVHVVRCFDDDNIIHVVEDVTKAEAVDPISDIDAIDYELILSDLEVVQNRAGRMAKAAKSGNNKGAAAEAAWLQQLAAHLESGKPARSFDFDESDAEQQAVLHEMGLLSSKPVLYACNVGEDDLMEGIENNKYVPLVAARAKEEGARYIPICAKTEEDIADYTPEEKKAFLAEMGIEASGLDNLITASYDLLGLISFLTDGKKECRAWTIRKGTKAPQAAGKIHSDFERGFIRASVIGYSDLEANNFDYAAVKAKGLQRTEGKEYVVKDGDVIEFLFNV
- a CDS encoding RidA family protein; translation: MKQAIATAQAPAAIGPYSQGIAAGQTVYVSGQLPIDPATGAIPEGIAAQTAQSLKNIQAILAQQGMTLADVVKTTVFLADMNDFAEMNQVYGEYFAQPFPARSAVQVGRLPKDAPLEIECIAVK
- a CDS encoding GGDEF domain-containing protein, with product MKKEWTEQDLRQFVESSQPVFQDVSLTQVDEDAARCWQDDGLMVDYELRGGQVDCVLRRCVVADGKVWQLQMTAPLAGSDLPEDRMTPRERELCRDDMNHDFLSGVFNRRYYETEFCTKLDEWTDRHRCAALALVSIDDAAALSARENEAVMGQLVCFVANQWKKHFDQPAERVVCRLSDTLFAIGCADRTRRELEEELKAIYAGMPKECVASVGLMRRVPFTQSIGVAGTREVRCKNWDALYDLCQKRLAAAQAAGGDRVYDGE
- a CDS encoding 5'-methylthioadenosine/adenosylhomocysteine nucleosidase, yielding MILGIMGAMPDEVDQLCAKLENVTVEPYGGVEYHKGTLAGKQVVVCCAGMGKANAAATTQVLITKFGAEKIIFSGIAGNMTSKIGIGDVVIGKTVLYHDAQLDMICQNPPFLKEYTGDAILIAAAEKACADAGVKALVGKIATGDLFVGDSATKAAIEAKCAPDCVEMEGAAVSQIAAKNGVPCVILRAMSDNADENGHEVLVVKKFSIGEYVATATKIVAAMVESL